Proteins encoded by one window of Micromonospora coxensis:
- the wrbA gene encoding NAD(P)H:quinone oxidoreductase: MDGQVKVAVIYYSATGITYQMAQAACEAAGEAGGEVRLRKVRELAPDEAIRSNAGWQAHRLETQDVMEAEIDDLAWADVVILGSPTRYGMIAAQLKQFIDTTGPLWANGALANKVYSGFTSTATEHGGQESTLLSLFTIFYHWGGVVVTPGYTDPSQFVAGNPYGASHTSNNGEIAPDQKALGATALTAKRAVQMGAALKRGLAAG, translated from the coding sequence ATGGACGGCCAGGTCAAGGTCGCGGTCATCTACTACAGCGCGACCGGCATCACCTACCAGATGGCGCAGGCCGCGTGCGAGGCCGCCGGTGAGGCGGGCGGCGAGGTGCGCCTGCGCAAGGTGCGGGAGCTGGCACCGGATGAGGCGATCCGCTCGAACGCGGGTTGGCAGGCGCACCGCCTGGAGACGCAGGACGTCATGGAGGCCGAGATCGACGACCTCGCCTGGGCCGACGTGGTGATCCTCGGCTCACCCACCCGGTACGGCATGATCGCCGCCCAGCTCAAGCAGTTCATCGACACCACCGGCCCGCTCTGGGCCAACGGCGCGCTGGCGAACAAGGTCTACAGCGGCTTCACCTCCACCGCCACCGAGCACGGCGGGCAGGAGTCCACCCTGTTGTCGCTGTTCACGATCTTCTACCACTGGGGCGGCGTGGTGGTCACCCCCGGCTACACCGACCCGAGCCAGTTCGTCGCCGGCAACCCGTACGGCGCGTCGCACACCAGCAACAACGGCGAGATCGCCCCGGACCAGAAGGCGTTGGGCGCGACCGCGCTGACCGCGAAGCGGGCGGTGCAGATGGGCGCGGCCCTCAAGCGGGGACTCGCCGCGGGCTGA